The following proteins are encoded in a genomic region of Microtus ochrogaster isolate Prairie Vole_2 chromosome 5, MicOch1.0, whole genome shotgun sequence:
- the LOC101985858 gene encoding olfactory receptor 7G2-like codes for MGFTNQTVATNFLLLGLSSDPELQPVMFGLFLSIYLVTMIGNLFIILSIISDSHLHTPMYFFICNLSLNDLCTSSTIIPKMLVNFQEQNLSISFAGCLTQACFAMLFASLECCLLAAMAYDRYVAICYPLRYTVIMNWRMCSLLTLFSLLSSTINALLLSLTVMWLSFCKDLEIPHFFCEITQVIKAACSSTVINNILINIAGLAFGGITFAGIIFSYTEIVSSVLKIPSVQGRYKAFSTTGSHLSVVSLFYGTALGVCISSAVTHSRRITAVASVMYTVVTQMLNPFIYSLRNKDMKQALKKLIGRMASRL; via the coding sequence ATGGGATTCACCAACCAAACAGTTGCTACTAACTTTCTCCTCCTGGGCCTTTCAAGTGACCCAGAATTGCAACCTGTCATGTTTGGACTGTTTCTGTCCATATACCTGGTCACAATGATTGGGAATCTGTTCATAATCTTGTCCATTATTTCCGATTCTCATCTCCATACTCCCATGTACTTTTTTATCTGTAACCTTTCCCTGAATGATCTCTGTACAAGCAGCACAATAATCCCCAAAATGCTGGTGAACTTCCAAGAACAGAATCTAAGCATATCCTTTGCAGGATGCCTCACTCAGGCTTGCTTTGCCATGCTTTTTGCTAGTCTGGAATGCTGCCTCCTTGCAGCAATGGCGTATGATCGCTACGTGGCCATTTGCTACCCCTTGAGGTACACAGTCATCATGAACTGGCGTATGTGTAGCCTACTCACCCTATTCTCCCTGCTCAGTAGCACTATAAATGCATTACTTCTCAGCCTCACGGTGATGTGGCTGTCCTTCTGCAAAGATCTGGAAATTCCCCACTTCTTTTGTGAAATTACCCAGGTTATCAAGGCAGCCTGTTCTAGCACAGTCATCAACAATATACTGATAAATATTGCAGGTTTAGCATTTGGTGGCATTACTTTTGCTGGAATCATTTTCTCTTACACTGAAATTGTCtcctctgtcttgaaaataccATCTGTTCAAGGAAGATATAAAGCCTTTTCCACCACTGGGTCTCATCTGTCAGTTGTTTCTTTATTCTACGGGACAGCTTTAGGTGTATGCATTAGCTCAGCAGTAACTCACTCTCGCAGGATAACAGCAGTGGCATCGGTGATGTACACTGTGGTGACACAAATGCTGAACCCCTTCATCTACAGCTTAAGGAACAAAGATATGAAGCAAGCCTTGAAGAAACTCATAGGTAGGATGGCTTCCCGTCTATAA